One Erythrobacter sp. SDW2 genomic region harbors:
- a CDS encoding DUF1489 family protein, with amino-acid sequence MPLHLTKIAFGAQSYQDIENWYAQRRSPHLTTRYRPTRWQECIGGSLFWIHQHSIVARSTILGFSETKDGRWSIDLEPRLVRVHPRPKRAHQGWRYLKGDVPRDLAEGEDIGDAIPGRLAGKLEKLGLL; translated from the coding sequence ATGCCGCTGCATCTGACCAAGATCGCCTTCGGGGCGCAAAGCTACCAGGATATCGAGAACTGGTATGCGCAGCGGCGCAGCCCGCACCTCACCACCCGCTATCGGCCGACGCGCTGGCAGGAATGTATCGGCGGCTCGCTGTTCTGGATCCACCAGCACAGCATCGTTGCGCGCAGCACGATCCTCGGCTTCAGCGAAACCAAGGACGGGCGCTGGTCGATCGATCTCGAACCCCGGCTGGTCCGCGTCCACCCCCGCCCCAAGCGCGCCCACCAGGGCTGGCGCTACCTCAAGGGCGATGTCCCCCGCGACCTGGCCGAGGGCGAGGATATCGGCGACGCAATACCCGGCAGGCTGGCAGGCAAGCTGGAGAAGCTGGGGTTGCTCTAG
- the mgtE gene encoding magnesium transporter, which translates to MSSDERLDDDLLTASAAEEAARPDDRMDDERLDEENILKPEYVRAVREALEAGENETVYDLVEPLHPADIADLFELCDKDERGPLAAAISDLMSSDVIAELNDYVREDMMESLAPEAVATIIEQLDTDDAVQLIEDLDEEDQQAVLAEIEAEDRAAIESALAYPEETAGRLMSRELVAVPEHMTVGDLIDYLRTDENLPTEFFEIFVVDAKHHPVGTCALSWILTTPRQVALGDVMKRDQTLIPVTLDQEEVALMFQKYGLISAAVVDEDGRLVGQMTVDDIVHIISEEAGEDALLLSGAGDGDINEPIRDAYSARVRWLVANLGTALVASAIIWYFGAAIEQLVALAVLMPIVASIGGNAGTQTMAVTVRAIATNQLTRSNTGRILWREARVALLNGGTIALLIGAATALIFTPQLGAVIAMAMIVNICIAGLAGVLVPVAFDRLDQDPAVASSVFVTMITDSMGFLAFLGLAVLSGVVG; encoded by the coding sequence ATGTCCAGCGACGAGCGCCTCGATGACGACCTGCTGACCGCGTCCGCGGCAGAGGAAGCCGCTCGCCCCGACGACCGGATGGACGACGAGCGGCTGGACGAGGAGAACATCCTCAAGCCGGAATACGTCCGTGCCGTGCGCGAGGCGCTGGAGGCGGGGGAGAACGAGACGGTCTACGACCTCGTCGAACCGCTCCACCCGGCCGACATCGCCGACCTGTTCGAGCTGTGCGACAAGGACGAGCGAGGGCCACTCGCCGCCGCCATCAGCGACCTGATGAGCAGCGACGTGATCGCCGAGCTCAACGACTACGTCCGCGAGGACATGATGGAATCGCTCGCGCCGGAAGCGGTCGCGACCATCATCGAGCAGCTCGACACCGATGACGCCGTCCAGCTGATCGAGGACTTGGACGAGGAAGACCAGCAGGCGGTTCTCGCCGAAATCGAGGCGGAGGACCGCGCCGCCATCGAAAGCGCGCTGGCCTATCCCGAAGAGACCGCCGGCCGCCTGATGAGCCGCGAACTGGTCGCGGTGCCCGAGCACATGACGGTCGGCGACCTGATCGACTATTTGCGTACCGACGAGAACCTGCCGACCGAGTTCTTCGAGATCTTCGTGGTCGATGCCAAGCATCACCCGGTCGGCACCTGCGCGCTGAGCTGGATCCTCACCACCCCGCGCCAGGTCGCACTGGGCGATGTGATGAAGCGCGACCAGACGCTGATCCCCGTCACGCTCGACCAGGAAGAGGTCGCGCTGATGTTCCAGAAATACGGCCTGATCAGCGCCGCCGTGGTCGACGAGGACGGGCGGCTGGTCGGGCAGATGACGGTCGACGACATCGTCCACATCATCTCCGAAGAGGCTGGCGAGGACGCGCTGCTGCTGTCGGGTGCGGGCGACGGCGATATCAACGAGCCGATCCGCGATGCCTATTCGGCGCGCGTGCGCTGGCTGGTCGCCAACCTCGGCACTGCGCTCGTGGCCAGCGCGATAATCTGGTATTTCGGCGCCGCGATCGAGCAGCTGGTGGCGCTCGCCGTGCTGATGCCGATCGTCGCCAGCATCGGCGGCAATGCCGGGACGCAGACCATGGCGGTGACCGTCCGCGCCATCGCCACCAACCAGCTGACCCGTTCCAACACCGGCCGCATCCTGTGGCGCGAAGCGCGCGTGGCGCTGCTCAACGGCGGGACCATCGCCCTGCTGATCGGCGCGGCGACCGCGCTGATCTTCACCCCGCAACTGGGCGCGGTGATCGCCATGGCGATGATCGTCAACATCTGCATCGCGGGCCTCGCGGGCGTGCTGGTCCCGGTGGCGTTCGACCGGCTCGACCAGGACCCGGCGGTGGCCTCGAGCGTGTTCGTGACCATGATCACCGATTCGATGGGCTTCCTCGCCTTCCTCGGGCTGGCGGTGTTGAGCGGGGTCGTGGGTTAA
- a CDS encoding peptidylprolyl isomerase: MADTLTLTLDTGNGTGGDVVIKLRPDLAPGHVARITELAQEGFYDGVKFHRVIPGFMAQGGCPNGTGMGGSDKPDLKAEFNAEPHVRGVCSMARTAVPDSANSQFFICFDDATFLDRQYTVWGQVESGMEHVDALPKGEPPREPGKIVKATVS; encoded by the coding sequence ATGGCAGATACACTCACCCTTACCCTCGACACCGGCAATGGCACTGGCGGAGATGTCGTCATCAAGCTGCGCCCCGACCTTGCACCCGGCCATGTCGCGCGCATCACCGAACTGGCGCAGGAAGGCTTCTATGACGGGGTCAAGTTCCACCGCGTGATTCCCGGTTTCATGGCGCAGGGCGGCTGCCCCAACGGCACCGGCATGGGCGGCAGCGACAAGCCCGACCTCAAGGCCGAGTTCAATGCCGAGCCGCATGTCCGCGGCGTCTGCTCGATGGCCCGCACTGCCGTTCCCGACAGCGCCAACAGCCAGTTCTTCATCTGCTTCGACGATGCCACCTTCCTCGACCGCCAGTATACCGTCTGGGGCCAGGTCGAGAGCGGCATGGAACATGTCGACGCGTTGCCCAAGGGCGAGCCCCCGCGCGAGCCGGGCAAGATCGTCAAGGCTACCGTTTCCTGA